TTGATGATCGTATCGACACCGATGGCGGTTTTGCCGGTCTGGCGGTCGCCGATGATGAGTTCGCGCTGCCCGCGGCCGATCGGGATCATGGAGTCGATCGCCTTGATGCCCGTCTGCAGCGGCTCCTTCACGGGCTGGCGCTTGACGATGCCGGGCGCCTTCAACTCGACCTGGCTGACGCTCGACATGTCGAGCTCGCCGAGTCCGTCGATGGGCTGGCCGATGCCGTTGACGACGCGGCCGAGCATTTGCTTGCCGATCGGCACGGAGACGATGCGCCCCGTGCGCTTGACCTGCATGCCTTCGGTGATGTCGCGGCCGTTGCCGAACAACACCGCGCCGACGTTGTCCTCCTCGAGGTTCAACGCCATGCCGTACAGGCCGCCGGGAAACTCGAGCAGCTCGCCGGCCATGACGTTGTCGAGGCCGTGAAGGCGCGCGATGTTGTCGCCCACGGTCAGCACCTGGCCGACCTCGCGGACCTCGACCTGCTTGCCGTACGACTCGATTTGCCGCGCGATGATCCGGCTGATCTCTTCCGCCTTGATCGCTTGCATTTAGTCCTTCCTCACCGTTCCAGCGAAGCGGGACAGTTGCCCCGCGAGGGTTCCGTCGATCACGAGCGAGCCGACCTGCGTCTTCATGCCGCCGATCACCGAGGGATCGACGATGGGGCGGATCGTCACGCTCTTTCCGAATTTTCTCGTCAGTTTCGCGCGCAGGCGGCCGACCGTCGCGTCGTCAAGCGGCGCCGCGCTCGTGACGCGCGCGGTCAATTCGCCCGCGGCCAGGGCGGCCAACTCCGCGTACGCCTGCGCCACGCTGGGCAATTCGCCGATGCGTCCCTTGTCCGCGAGCACGCGAAGCAGGTTGGCGACATCCGCCGGCGCACCGGCCGCCGTCGCGATCGCGTCGACGACGCTTGCGCGCTGCTCTCGCGCGAGCAACGGGCTCGCAAGACGCGCGAGTTCCGGCGCCATCGCCTCGGCCAGCGCGGTCAGCGCCGTGGCGTAGGATTCCACCGCGCCTTTTCCCGACGCGATCTCGAGAAGCGCCTTCGCGTATCGCCTGGCGGCCGCTTGCGACATCGGGTTACGCCTCGTCCACGCGGTTGATGTATTCGTCGACGAGCTTGCGCTGCGCACTTGCGTCGACGCGCTCTTTCAATAGGTCGCGCGCCACGTTCACGACGCGTTCCGCCAATTCGACCGACAAGGCGTCGAGCGTCTCGCGCAATTCCGTCTGAACCGTGGCCTCGGCGTCAGCGAGGATGCGCTCGGCCTGCTTGCGCGCGGCCTCGACGCCCTCGCGGCCATGCTTTTCGGCGGCGGCGCGGGCGTTTTCGAGGATTCGCTCGGCCTCGTCGGTCATGCTGGAAAGACGCGCGGTCAGCTCTTCTTGCGTCGCCTTGGCCTCGGCCATCGCGGCCTCGGCCTCGCGCACCGCCGCCTGCAAGGTCTCGGCGCGGCGTTTGTAATACGAACGCACGCCGCTTTTGGCGAGCCACACGAGAAGCGCGACGAAGATGACGAAGTTGATGACGGACGCGACGATCTCGCCGATGGGGAAATGGTATTCGGCGCCGTGCCCGCCGGCGTCGCCCGAACCGTGCGTTTCCTCGGCCGCATGCGCGTCCGTCGAGGCGACGATCAGATCGGCGGCGTCGCCGACGTGCCCGTGCGGCTCTTCCAGCTCATGCGCATGGGCGATGCCCGCGGTCGTCGCCGCCTCGACATCGTAATCGGACAGATGCGCGTGGGCCTCGGAAAGCGGGTGCGCAAACGCGCTTCCACCCAGTCCCACGACGCACAGCGCGAGCGCGATGCCAAGCGCAAAACGTGGGGAAACCGGGCGGATGGCGGCGTTCCGAAGGCGGTCCGTACGCATGTCGAAATTCCAGATTCGCGAAGGGGAAAAGGACGCAAAAACACCCGCGCCCGAAGGCGCGGGGACTCGTACCATGAGGCGTGATTCCGTGCAACCCCCTGGCGGAGAAAAGAGAAAGGAGAAAAGAGGAAAGAGGAAAGAGGAGAGAGGAATCGCCGCGTCGCCTATAACGCGGAGACGCCCAGGCACGGAGGCGCGGCGGAGCGTTGCGGCGTCAGAGCCGCAAACGAAGGCCCCGCTCCGAGCGGGGCCGGAGTGCGCGGGTGACATGTGTATGCTGGGCCGGTTTTCGGCGCTCCCAGGGTCGTTCCGTCGTCGCCGGGACCGCGGGCGGCCCGCCCGCTTCGATCCAAACTTCCGCGCAATCGATACGCCATCAAAAACCACGACGCGCGTCTGCCCGTCCGGGCCACTCCCTGGGACCGCAGGTGTCCTCACCTGCTTCGGCGTGAAACGACAATCAGCGCTCGGCGATGTCCTCCGGGAATGTCAGATGCCACAGGCCGTGGTCGATTAGCGCCAGAACGTGAACGACTCCATTATGAGCTACCGCAAAATCGATCGGAAAGTTCGGCCAACTGTAAAACGGATAGATTTCCTTCGCTTGCACCGGGAGGATTTGTTCAAACGCCCACACTGATCCCGGGCGCCGTGCGAACGAAAAGCGATGGGTGACCACGGCGGGA
This sequence is a window from bacterium. Protein-coding genes within it:
- the atpH gene encoding ATP synthase F1 subunit delta, whose translation is MSQAAARRYAKALLEIASGKGAVESYATALTALAEAMAPELARLASPLLAREQRASVVDAIATAAGAPADVANLLRVLADKGRIGELPSVAQAYAELAALAAGELTARVTSAAPLDDATVGRLRAKLTRKFGKSVTIRPIVDPSVIGGMKTQVGSLVIDGTLAGQLSRFAGTVRKD
- the atpF gene encoding F0F1 ATP synthase subunit B codes for the protein MRTDRLRNAAIRPVSPRFALGIALALCVVGLGGSAFAHPLSEAHAHLSDYDVEAATTAGIAHAHELEEPHGHVGDAADLIVASTDAHAAEETHGSGDAGGHGAEYHFPIGEIVASVINFVIFVALLVWLAKSGVRSYYKRRAETLQAAVREAEAAMAEAKATQEELTARLSSMTDEAERILENARAAAEKHGREGVEAARKQAERILADAEATVQTELRETLDALSVELAERVVNVARDLLKERVDASAQRKLVDEYINRVDEA